The Micropterus dolomieu isolate WLL.071019.BEF.003 ecotype Adirondacks linkage group LG22, ASM2129224v1, whole genome shotgun sequence genome contains a region encoding:
- the fgd4a gene encoding FYVE, RhoGEF and PH domain-containing protein 4a, giving the protein MDWLAAGYWRFRLRHVASDTAVTMKRRRKYWFWNRNGKNAKMCLLCCYEKKGKADCFRSKNADEDACVAVKIEHSRALGSSPTCTSSSPPSVHECLSRASSGRTNKKRGGVNGRVPSSRPRLPSKPQVPPKPPHLQSPVTELTSPLSRIQKPTFRPNMEEGGGGGGRGGGGGRGAVNREGAREKHSKVLELISHFEENSNTESKRDGSPLKQISKLSNCSPAHRVHQRQTEADGSQENHSPVQAAPQDAPKPAANGVLAQMEQDREKEDKQERNNERIETDGLVNGDMGDGSAEQSDDHSPPHTDRTGTESNTENEDSGTTAETEHRNVEGSTDQKETNEQKLFKIASELLHTEKAYVARLNLLDQVFCAKLMEEANKGTFPGDVVKNIFSNISSINAFHSQFLLPDLEKRMGEWASTRRIGDILLKLTPFLKMYAEYVKNFDKAMELLKQWTDRSPQFKAIIQEIQSQEACGCLTLQHHMLEPVQRVPRYEMLLKDYLKKLPQDDPDRQNAEKSLEIIATAATHSNSAIRKSENLKKLMEIYEMLGEEEDIVNPSNEFIKEGHILKLAARNTSAMERYLYLFNNMLLYCVPKFSLGGPKYTVRTRIGIDGMKVLETSNEDYPHTFQVSGKERTLELQASSEQDKASWIKALLETIEIFQQRNESFKNALRDVEEVSNAELGKRAPRWIRDNEVTMCMKCKEPFNALTRRRHHCRACGYVVCWKCSDNKVALEYDGYKTNKVCKDCYSILTGEMIAEGKKKGILEIEAAQFTGSSIMCGFLQYCEKNKPWQKVWCVIPEKECLVLYLYGAPQDVKAQCTIPLLGYSVDDSARPTDPPANFRLSQSKSIHNFAAETEELKQRWLKVIRVAVKGEMPDCPQTNGSNANTMDNNNTQDAGTDST; this is encoded by the exons CTCTAGGCAGTAGCCCGACGTGCACGAGCAGCAGCCCACCCAGTGTGCATGAGTGTCTGAGTCGGGCGAGCAGTGGGAGGACTAACAAGAAAAGGGGAGGGGTCAATGGAAGAGTCCCCAGCAGCAGACCTCGGCTGCCGTCTAAACCGCAAG TGCCTCCAAAGCCACCACATCTCCAGAGCCCGGTGACGGAGCTCACGTCCCCTCTGAGCCGCATCCAGAAACCCACTTTTAGACCAAACATGgaagaggggggaggaggaggaggaagaggaggaggtggaggaagaggggcTGTGAACCGGGAGGGAGCCAGGGAGAAACACTCCAAAGTCTTAGAACTCATCAGCCACTTTGAGGAGAACAG CAAcacagagagcaagagagacggCTCACCGCTCAAACAGATCAGCAAGTTGTCCAACTGCAGCCCAGCTCACCGCGTGCACCAGAGGCAGACAGAGGCCGACGGCAGTCAGGAGAACCACTCCCCTGTACAGGCCGCACCGCAGGATGCCCCCAAACCGGCGGCTAACGGGGTGCTAGCGCAGATGGAGCAGGACAGGGAGAAGGAGGACAAACAGGAGAGGAACAATGAAAGGATAGAGACCGACGGGCTGGTAAATGGAGATATGGGGGACGGGAGCGCAGAACAGAGTGATGATCATTCAcctccacacacagacaggactggCACAGAAAGCAACACTGAGAATGAGGACAGTGGGACTACAGCAGAAACTGAGCACAGGAATGTAGAAGGGAGCACAGACCAAAAG GAGACAAATGAACAGAAGCTTTTTAAGATCGCCAGCGAGCTCTTGCATACGGAGAAGGCCTACGTAGCGCGACTTAACTTGCTGGACCAG GTATTCTGTGCTAAGCTAATGGAGGAGGCCAATAAAGGGACATTCCCTGGGGACGTAGTGAAGAACATCTTCTCCAACATCTCCTCCATCAACGCTTTTCACAGCCAGTTTCTGCTTCCAGACCTGGAGAAGCGCATGGGAGAATG GGCATCCACGCGTCGCATCGGAGACATCCTGTTGAAACTCACACCCTTCCTCAAGATGTACGCAGAGTATGTGAAGAATTTTGACAAGGCCATGGAACTGCTGAAACAGTGGACTGATCGTTCGCCTCAATTCAAGGCCATCATTCAGGAAATACAG AGTCAAGAGGCCTGTGGCTGCCTGACGCTTCAGCATCACATGTTGGAGCCTGTGCAGAGAGTCCCTCGCTATGAGATGCTGCTGAAAGACTATCTGAAGAAGCTGCCTCAGGACGACCCTGACCGACAAAATGCAGAAA AATCATTAGAAATTATCGCCACAGCAGCTACTCACTCCAACAGCGCCATACGAAAATCT GAGAATCTGAAGAAACTGATGGAGATATACGAGATGctgggtgaggaggaggacatTGTTAACCCCTCTAACGAGTTCATTAAAGAGGGTCACATCTTGAAGCTGGCAGCCCGGAACACTTCGGCCATGGAGCGATACCTCTACCTG TTCAACAACATGCTGTTGTACTGCGTGCCCAAATTCAGCCTGGGAGGACCTAAGTACACAGTGAGGACGCGGATCGGCATCGACGGCATGAAGGTCCTGGAAACGTCCAACGAGGATTACCCTCATACCTTCCAGGTGTCAGGGAAGGAGAGGACACTAGAGCTACAGGCCAG CTCAGAGCAGGATAAAGCAAGCTGGATTAAG GCTTTACTTGAAACCATTGAGATCTTCCAGCAAAGAAACGAGTCATTTAAGAATGCACTGAGAGACGTGGAGGAAGTGTCG AATGCAGAGCTGGGGAAGCGCGCCCCTCGCTGGATCCGTGACAATGAAGTGACAATGTGTATGAAGTGTAAAGAGCCTTTCAATGCTCTGACACGGCGGAGACACCACTGCAGGGCCTGCGGCTAC GTGGTGTGCTGGAAATGTTCAGACAATAAGGTGGCACTCGAGTATGATGGCTACAAGACAAACAAAGTGTGCAAAGACTGTTACTCCATCCTGACTGGAGAAATGATAGCCGAGGGCAAGAAGAAGGGCATCCTGGAG ATCGAGGCAGCTCAGTTCACAGGCAGCAGCATCATGTGCGGCTTCCTGCAGTACTGTGAGAAGAACAAACCTTGGCAGAAGGTGTGGTGCGTCATCCCTGAGAAGGAGTGTCTGGTGCTCTATCTCTACGGAGCTCCGCAG GACGTGAAGGCCCAGTGTACTATCCCCCTCCTGGGCTATTCTGTGGATGACAGCGCCAGGCCCACAGACCCTCCCGCCAACTTCCGCCTCTCTCAGTCCAAGTCCATCCACAACTTTGCTGCTGAAACAGAGGAGCTTAAGCAGCGCTGGCTGAAAGTGATCCGGGTGGCAGTGAAGGGTGAGATGCCAGATTGCCCTCAGACCAACGGCAGCAATGCCAACACAatggacaacaacaacacacaagacGCGGGCACTGATAGCACATAA